The following proteins are encoded in a genomic region of Natrinema sp. DC36:
- a CDS encoding ABC transporter substrate-binding protein encodes MHECGGADNEPSLATDQRTRRSGLQRRHVLATAGSAVSLSTAGCVGTLGSITGGSGSEDPITIGVLAPNPDSDFIGRSIVRGAQVAVNELQEADGIGGRDVEMVVGDTNSSPLEARRQYQRLILEEDADVTVGVFASESLMALMDDIAEQQTIHLTSGAATAEASRLVSEQYDKYKYHFRAGPTNNYDLGRTQVDFIDAMGSDIGWNSLAVLVEDYQWTSEPWTVYQNQLADTGADVVMQERYPPATDDFSGIYDEVQAAGADVAFITTAHTGTAALLDWVTPQPRPFAFGGIHVPMQLPGYYDMVGGACRFGVGQSSATATSTLTDKTQPFVQAYQNQFNGNKPVYTGYHTHDAIALFANAVENTGSLDSDTLIPELEAASFTGTTGTVEFYDKDHEFAHDLKYMRDETVYFQWQENDEGEGVQEIIYPEKHATSEYITPPWL; translated from the coding sequence ATGCATGAATGTGGTGGGGCTGATAACGAACCAAGCCTCGCGACCGATCAACGTACTCGACGAAGCGGTCTCCAGCGGCGACACGTCCTCGCGACGGCCGGCAGTGCGGTCAGCCTTTCGACCGCTGGGTGTGTAGGGACGCTCGGGTCGATCACCGGGGGATCCGGAAGCGAGGACCCGATCACGATCGGTGTTCTCGCACCGAATCCGGACAGCGACTTCATCGGCCGATCGATAGTGCGCGGTGCACAGGTTGCCGTCAACGAACTGCAGGAGGCGGACGGAATCGGTGGTCGAGACGTCGAGATGGTCGTCGGCGACACGAACTCGAGCCCGCTCGAGGCGCGTCGCCAGTATCAGCGGCTCATCCTCGAAGAAGATGCGGACGTTACGGTCGGCGTCTTCGCCAGTGAATCGCTGATGGCTCTCATGGACGACATCGCGGAGCAGCAGACGATTCATCTCACGTCCGGCGCGGCGACGGCGGAGGCGAGTCGGCTGGTCAGCGAGCAGTACGACAAGTACAAGTATCACTTCCGCGCGGGGCCGACGAACAACTACGACCTCGGCAGGACGCAGGTCGACTTTATCGACGCGATGGGATCCGACATCGGCTGGAACTCCCTCGCCGTGCTCGTCGAGGACTACCAGTGGACCTCCGAGCCGTGGACGGTCTACCAGAACCAACTCGCGGACACGGGCGCCGATGTCGTGATGCAAGAGCGGTATCCGCCGGCGACCGACGACTTCTCGGGAATTTACGACGAGGTCCAGGCGGCAGGGGCGGACGTGGCTTTTATTACGACGGCCCACACCGGGACTGCCGCGCTGCTCGACTGGGTGACGCCCCAACCACGTCCGTTCGCGTTCGGCGGGATCCACGTCCCGATGCAGTTGCCGGGCTACTACGACATGGTCGGCGGTGCCTGCCGCTTCGGCGTGGGGCAGTCCAGCGCGACGGCAACCAGCACGCTCACCGACAAGACGCAGCCGTTCGTGCAAGCGTATCAGAACCAGTTCAACGGGAACAAACCCGTCTACACGGGCTACCACACGCACGACGCGATCGCTCTGTTCGCCAACGCCGTCGAGAACACCGGCTCGCTCGATTCGGACACGCTGATCCCGGAGCTGGAGGCCGCGTCGTTTACCGGAACCACTGGCACGGTCGAGTTCTACGACAAGGATCACGAGTTCGCTCACGACCTCAAGTACATGCGAGACGAGACCGTCTACTTCCAGTGGCAGGAAAACGACGAGGGCGAGGGTGTACAGGAGATCATCTACCCGGAGAAGCACGCGACCTCGGAGTACATCACGCCGCCCTGGCTCTGA
- a CDS encoding MFS transporter: MSLNANDRSIAAFTMAGHALVHWFETSIPIFLVVWLAEFDVGVALFGVVVALGYAPFGLGALPGGILADRYGTRPLVLACLGGMSLAFLVLAAASSIYAIAAGLILWGIAASVYHPAGLALISTGVEDRGTVFAWHGIAGNAGIALGPFVAATLLIFLEWSVVAAVLAVPGVLAVLYGLGAEFDPTAAVADDADAGPDEALSPAALFSDSRTLFASAFAVVFVLVTFEGLYYRGTLTYLPEILHGLPAIESLALPAGLEGIQPADYIYVGLLVVGMAGQYAGGKLTNRIAPARGLAAIFAVLAVLALAFVPVTASGVGLAPIVALCGLLGFFLFAIQPFYQNAVAVFTPPDARGLSYGYTYLAEFGFGSASIALGGFVLGEFSQTVFFAMIAAFAGIGGLFAGALLVGGDRFAGTAETLEANADD, from the coding sequence ATGTCTCTGAACGCGAACGATCGGTCGATCGCGGCGTTTACGATGGCGGGCCACGCCCTCGTCCACTGGTTCGAAACTTCGATTCCGATCTTTCTGGTCGTCTGGCTGGCCGAGTTCGACGTGGGCGTCGCCCTGTTCGGCGTCGTCGTCGCGCTCGGCTACGCCCCGTTCGGGCTGGGGGCGCTCCCGGGGGGGATCCTCGCGGATCGCTACGGTACTCGCCCCCTCGTGTTGGCGTGTCTCGGCGGGATGAGCCTCGCCTTTCTCGTCCTCGCTGCCGCGAGTTCGATCTACGCTATCGCGGCCGGCCTGATCCTGTGGGGGATCGCCGCCAGCGTCTACCACCCTGCCGGACTCGCGCTCATCAGCACCGGCGTCGAGGACCGGGGCACCGTCTTCGCCTGGCACGGGATCGCCGGCAACGCCGGCATCGCGCTCGGCCCGTTCGTCGCCGCTACCCTGTTGATCTTCCTCGAGTGGTCCGTCGTCGCGGCGGTACTCGCCGTCCCGGGCGTCCTCGCGGTTCTCTACGGCCTCGGCGCGGAGTTCGATCCGACCGCGGCCGTGGCGGACGACGCCGACGCCGGCCCCGACGAGGCGCTGTCGCCGGCGGCTCTCTTCAGCGACTCGCGAACGCTGTTCGCCAGCGCCTTCGCCGTCGTCTTCGTCCTCGTCACGTTCGAGGGGCTCTACTACCGCGGAACCCTCACGTATCTCCCCGAGATCCTCCACGGCCTGCCGGCGATCGAGTCCCTCGCGCTGCCGGCCGGCCTCGAGGGGATCCAGCCGGCCGACTACATCTACGTCGGCCTGCTGGTCGTCGGGATGGCGGGGCAGTACGCTGGCGGGAAACTGACGAACCGCATCGCACCGGCGCGCGGACTCGCGGCAATTTTCGCCGTCCTCGCGGTCCTCGCGCTCGCGTTCGTGCCGGTGACGGCGTCGGGGGTCGGACTCGCCCCGATCGTCGCGCTCTGCGGGCTGTTGGGCTTTTTCCTCTTCGCCATCCAGCCGTTCTACCAGAACGCCGTCGCGGTCTTCACGCCGCCGGACGCTCGCGGGCTCTCCTACGGCTACACCTATCTCGCCGAGTTCGGGTTCGGCTCGGCGAGCATCGCTCTCGGCGGGTTCGTCCTCGGCGAGTTCTCTCAGACGGTGTTTTTCGCGATGATCGCCGCGTTCGCGGGTATCGGCGGCCTGTTCGCGGGCGCGCTGCTGGTCGGCGGCGATCGGTTCGCGGGGACGGCGGAGACGCTCGAGGCGAACGCGGACGACTGA
- a CDS encoding DUF6149 family protein — MKLRQNAKHFAYRKSLETPGIRSIANAGLVKLHTKIFTGKADPDRAEERRAHLEGLFDATMDAYLRALQEGYSEAEAREITHIQANFDFYNHGWTEMMEFPADELEAHYDRYREFFDRWDVTIDEPLGQFAPPEGLPEAPSTPERLEDPEHPHAEGGFADDVYVETDDGELVVGGREAADVDVSQAVENEDD, encoded by the coding sequence ATGAAACTCCGACAGAACGCGAAACACTTCGCCTATCGGAAATCGCTCGAGACGCCGGGCATCCGCTCGATCGCGAACGCGGGGCTGGTCAAACTCCACACCAAAATCTTCACCGGTAAGGCCGATCCCGACCGCGCCGAGGAGCGGCGGGCTCACCTCGAGGGGCTCTTCGACGCGACGATGGACGCCTACCTGCGGGCGCTCCAGGAGGGCTACTCCGAGGCCGAGGCCCGCGAGATCACGCACATTCAGGCCAACTTCGACTTCTACAATCACGGCTGGACGGAGATGATGGAGTTCCCCGCGGACGAACTCGAGGCCCACTACGACCGCTACCGCGAGTTCTTCGACCGGTGGGACGTGACGATCGACGAGCCGCTGGGCCAGTTCGCTCCGCCCGAGGGCCTTCCCGAAGCACCGTCGACGCCCGAACGCCTCGAGGACCCCGAGCACCCCCACGCCGAGGGCGGCTTCGCCGACGACGTCTACGTCGAGACGGACGACGGCGAGCTCGTCGTCGGCGGTCGCGAAGCGGCGGACGTCGACGTCTCGCAGGCGGTCGAGAACGAGGACGACTGA
- a CDS encoding FAD-dependent oxidoreductase — translation MTQYVIIGDGISGSSAAETLREEDPDAKITVITDEGEPLYNRILIKEHAKGKLPEAPISIHDEEWYEDRDIELSLNTYVTSVDTDANVVHTHDSGELSYDKLLVATGGTPTQLPVEHSDADGVHHFWTFQDARAIREHAERADTGVIVGAGLLGIDFAAVCGAQGIDADFLMRGDRWWRYALSADGAEIMHEGMRGVGVDPVFDSGVDRFETDDDGHVTAAVDPNGDRYECDFVGAAIGLTFNTEFLRGADLEEDNGIVVDEYMQTSVDDIYAAGDLTRFYDVLLGEQAQNGSWGSAKEQGRVAAINMAADEESEEFQWVSSYSITHFDFPFLSFGHPTLGDEHAERRYSDTEWRRVAFKDGKIVGGVLIGDLSPQSKFKQLMREQRVVADQADVLMEPSVDLDDLAPAQEQ, via the coding sequence ATGACTCAGTACGTCATCATCGGTGACGGGATCTCGGGTAGTTCGGCCGCCGAGACCCTCCGGGAGGAAGACCCGGACGCGAAGATTACCGTCATCACCGATGAGGGGGAGCCGCTGTATAATCGGATTCTTATCAAAGAACACGCGAAAGGCAAACTCCCCGAAGCCCCCATCTCGATCCACGACGAAGAGTGGTACGAGGACCGCGACATCGAACTCTCGCTGAACACGTACGTGACGAGCGTCGACACGGACGCGAACGTCGTTCACACGCACGACAGCGGCGAGCTCTCCTACGACAAGCTGCTCGTCGCGACCGGCGGGACGCCGACGCAGTTGCCCGTCGAACACAGCGATGCCGACGGCGTCCATCACTTCTGGACGTTTCAGGACGCCCGCGCCATCCGCGAGCACGCCGAACGGGCAGACACGGGCGTCATCGTCGGTGCCGGCCTGCTGGGTATCGACTTCGCGGCCGTCTGCGGGGCGCAGGGAATCGACGCCGACTTCCTGATGCGCGGCGACCGCTGGTGGCGGTACGCGCTCTCGGCCGACGGGGCCGAGATCATGCACGAGGGCATGCGCGGGGTCGGCGTCGACCCCGTCTTCGACAGCGGCGTCGATCGCTTCGAGACGGACGACGACGGCCACGTCACCGCCGCCGTCGACCCCAACGGCGACCGCTACGAGTGCGACTTCGTCGGGGCCGCCATCGGGCTGACCTTCAACACCGAGTTCCTCCGCGGGGCCGACCTCGAGGAGGACAACGGGATCGTCGTCGACGAGTACATGCAGACGTCCGTCGACGACATCTACGCGGCCGGCGACCTCACCCGCTTCTACGACGTCTTGCTGGGCGAGCAGGCCCAGAACGGCTCGTGGGGCTCGGCCAAGGAACAGGGGCGGGTCGCGGCGATCAACATGGCCGCCGACGAGGAGTCCGAGGAGTTCCAGTGGGTCTCCTCGTACTCCATTACACACTTCGACTTCCCGTTCCTCTCCTTCGGCCACCCGACGCTGGGCGACGAACACGCCGAACGACGCTACAGCGACACCGAGTGGCGACGCGTCGCCTTCAAGGACGGGAAGATCGTCGGCGGCGTCCTCATCGGTGACCTCTCGCCCCAGAGCAAGTTCAAACAGCTGATGCGCGAACAACGCGTCGTCGCCGATCAGGCCGACGTGCTCATGGAACCCTCCGTCGACCTCGACGACCTCGCACCGGCACAGGAACAGTAG
- a CDS encoding DUF5815 family protein produces the protein MADTPVPGADGDGLELPCGETVDPHEIDLGMREYTCSCGDVHAVVTDVHPPSRFFPESLVAVLEETIDTDDEFESFGTPHLLGIVLEEFPEKVSVHDASDDGAVGYTLLWMTDFDARRLHEIVVELVVELMEHAVSHADDDAAITEFESQMLEFDVGEFVDQYRRQREFESEHDQPL, from the coding sequence ATGGCAGACACCCCCGTTCCGGGTGCCGACGGCGACGGGCTCGAGCTTCCCTGCGGGGAGACCGTCGACCCCCACGAGATCGATCTGGGCATGCGCGAGTACACCTGTTCCTGCGGCGACGTCCACGCCGTCGTGACTGACGTCCATCCGCCCTCGCGATTCTTCCCGGAATCGCTCGTGGCCGTGCTCGAGGAGACGATCGACACCGACGACGAGTTCGAGTCGTTCGGGACGCCGCACCTGCTGGGGATCGTCCTCGAGGAGTTTCCCGAGAAAGTTTCCGTCCACGACGCGAGCGACGACGGTGCCGTCGGCTACACGCTGTTGTGGATGACCGACTTCGACGCCCGGCGGCTCCACGAGATCGTCGTCGAACTCGTCGTCGAACTCATGGAACACGCCGTCAGTCACGCCGACGACGACGCCGCGATCACCGAGTTCGAGTCCCAGATGCTCGAGTTCGACGTGGGCGAGTTCGTCGACCAGTACCGGCGACAGCGCGAGTTCGAGAGCGAACACGACCAGCCGCTCTGA